The window gttattattataagcaatttgtttaagaacgtttatttcgttttgaaaattagaaggaGATAGAGGAATGCTTAAAAGACTGTAAATGTATCAATTAAAGGCAGCCATTTTGTGTTGGTGAGGGTGATTGGAAACATTAGAAATTATGTGGTCTGTTTGAGTGGGTTTCCGGTGTATTGAAAATTCTAAACTATttgattgtttatttattgttaagtttaaaaaattcaaattattatttgtttcaatttctagTGTGAAAGAAATGTATTTGGTTTAGCTTGTTTAAGAGTAACTGAGCTCCTACTGTGTCACAATTCAAGAAACAGAGACAATCGTCAACACATCTGTACCAATTGAAAATTTCTTCATTGTTATCActcattataaaatttgattccATGTGATCCGTAAAGACCTCCGCCAAAAATGGAGATAAGCAACTGCCCATAGCCAGGCCATCTGGCTGTTGGTAAAACgtattattaaaaaggaaaaaatcttgAGAAAGGAGGTGGTTAAGTAATGGTATTAGGGAAATAAGATTATTGCTATTTATTTTGTCCTTCAAgatatttttaactatattcACACTTTCAGATTTAGGCACTGTAGTGAAAAGATTAGTTACATCAAAAGAAACCAATAGATAATTATTAGGGAATTGTGAGTTTATTTACAAGATCAGTAGAATTTTTAACACCAAATTTAGGGCAGAAGGCTGTTAAATTGTTTAACAACTTAAGgataaaattggataaaaaggAAATTGGAGTGTTGGTGAAACTAACTACTGGTCTTATTGGAATGCCGATTTTATGTAACTTGGGTAAACCATAAAGACGTGGGGTTGTAGGGTTGCTGGATAACAGGGTATATGGAGCATTATGTTCTTCTAAAAAACGGtcaaattgttttataatagtGGAGGTCTTTCTGACAAAGTTGTTAAAAGGACTGGACTTTAGTGGTTTAAAGTGGCTTTCagttaaaaaagtttcaacttTGGATATATAAAATGCTTTTTCCATGATCAACAAGCAATTTCCCTTATCTGCTTTTGAGATCaccaaattatagttttttattttgttcttaatggATTTTAGGACTTTGTCTGGAGAGTTTAAgtaagattttgattttttaaaattagatttaaatttatgcaATATACTAAATAGGTCATTGCGAAGAGacgtttttaaattgatattgttAGAAATTTGCTCAATAACTGTGGCAAGCTCaactaaaaatttaagtaaatcattttgggaaatttctttattaaaacaatgttttaagCCTAGTTTGAGAAGATCAATTTTGGCTATATCAAAATTGACGTTAGAAAAATTCTTTACCCTATCATGAAAAACAAATGCAGAGAATTTGTGAGAATTTTGTTCTTTCCTATGTTGAAGAAAATTCTTATGACTGATAAGATTATCCAGTTTTCGTCtcaatttattgtattttattttcttttcagtGATGATCAAGTCTTGTATGTCATTGAGCAAATGTTTTAAGTTTTCACTGTTGTAGCCTTTACACAGGTcaatataaatcaattttagttcacaattttaataatatcgaatgtgttcccactaaaataaaaaaaaaaacatacttgtCCCAAATATTGTAGTAgtcaaaaaataatagaatgCAAATCAGAAGTGGCAAAAACAGTCATAAAGCAAATATGTccagttaacaaaaaaaagcttTCTACTGATAAATGACTAATATGAATTTCCGATTTATATTAGTTAtcgtaaaaaaatttagatgaaaaataaattatacctaatcgtttgtttttttttctgtataaagcttttttttaattttttgatgatgaattcatgtatacagggtgaaccaaaaatgagctacgactatcaacttaatttttttgaattgaaacACTCACTTTTGttttgtataccatgtcctatacccaacctcaatatttattaaaaaatatgcgaTTAATCTTTTCataaataaccatgaatttttgGAACAGTTTAAGTACTAACTGCCTGACATTAACcaagtcgatattcaaattctttacttattgtttaaggccggatttgttgtatttcggctctaattctattttttaattcttctaaacttCCAGGTTTATCAAAATCAACTTTAGATTTTGGATAACCTCAtatataaaaatccaatggggttaaatctggcgacattgctggccattcaataaaactCTCCGTTTTAATCCATCTAGTAGTCTCTTACTCTTACTGTTACGCGAATAGTGTGGGGAGGCGCCATCGTGTTGGAACCATATCGAGTCTGCCGGTATAAATAGGTTTTCACCATttggataaagtgcaattaaactaTGTGTGTAAACATGTGTccatacagtgcgaacgtaaaggttggaataaattcatttaaaattcaggggtatgttcaaaaaaaaaaacgctcggacatgtcgatttttatttttaactgcgggttttcttactataattttatgtatacagggtggcccaaaaataagttacggtcatcaacgtaatttttttaaatgtaaacacctattttttattttagatttaggttctacaccaaattctaagtacatttcatgtaccatgtcctatacctaaactcgaccgttgacgattgaacacaataaaaggctatttttggaagagttatttatatcaagcaagaatacataaaaatattttaattaatttattaagtgttgaaaatggctgccacgaacctcttggcaatatcccagtcgatgctgaaattcttgtaaaacgttatcgataacagaaggttctatcaatcttatttcttccgttattctaatttttaagtcttcaatgttgtttggccgattaacataaactttggacttaagatacccccacaaaaaaaaatctaaaggagtcagatccggcgatctggccggccattcaattgcacccttccgaccaatccaacgtccagggaaaacggtatccaggtactggcgcacgggacgagtgtaatgggctggagctccatcttgctgataccataaggaattatctaatatatccgggtcttctggatcggggtataaagtggcaaggcatggaaccaagtcattttctaaaaactctaaatacctctcaccattcaagtatccttcaaagaaaaagggccctataaccctgttttcaatcacccccgcccaaacatttactttttgagggacttggctgtggcactccatcttccagtgcggattttcagtagcccaatatcggcagttttgtcggtttacactaccatgaaggcaaaacgttgcctcatcagaaaataaattttttttttaaattgtggattagcatggcacaagtccataagtctctcacaaaattctaaacgcctatctgggtcatctttatttagttcatgaaccaattgaactttgtaagggtgccatttatttatacctaaatacttaacgacggatgtctgggatatctgattttctaacgcaatattgcgagtcgttttatggcaatcttcttcaactgccagcaaaacatttagttgcttctcttctgatatacttgaccgacctttcgtataattatccctgacatgacccaaatcccgatatttctgttctattttactgacagtactttgagatatacgtggcctatcaggatacttggcatgataaatttcacagacttccatctgagtgcgcatcctgtttccataaccaatcatcatcaaaatctctattcgctctcgctcactaagacgtaccattttttgaaattttaattttatcttttgataaacttaacacaagcaaaactttgcttaggcatctaaatcaaactaaattcactcaaaattatttgatgtcaacaaattgtgacaagttaacaatcaaaaacaccaaccacaaatgtaaataaccaaacaataactgataggttgcttgatataaataactcctccaaaaatagccttttattatgttcaatcgtcaacggtcgagtttaggtataggacatggtacatgaaatgtacttagaatttgatgtagaacctaaatctaaaataaaaataggtgtttacatttaaaaaaattacgttgatgaccgtaacttatttttgggccaccctgtatacataaatttatagtaagaaaacccgcagttaaaaataaaagtcgacatgtccgagcgttttttttttgaacatacccctgaattttaaatgaatttattcaaacctttacgttcgcactgtatatatttatCGATTGcagtggttaaaaatatcatttctttttaagtttcattttcttacatttatgtatcggctctataaaaaccaaaagccAAAATGTCTGTTAGAGAAATTCCAAGAAATGCGCTTCATGATAGAAATATAAGACTGACATTGCCACACTCTGACatttgcaaatttatttaattattgtttttttctctcaatttatttattggttaattattatattactattactgATTGTTTGTcgaaatatttgtaattaatattaGGGTTAAGAGATAAAAGTAGCTTTAACTAATATTCGCCTTTTTGGGCATATGTAATGTAATGTGCATTCATAtcaaataaagacatatttatttttttctaacatcgttagtggtaaaactgtctcataATTTTCCTTTGgagagtttgtattttttgtcaatatcaataaattacaacaatgactattcttattataatttttattttttatcttctgttttaaatttaaggcatAATTAATCTGTAACTTAAGACTTTACATGTAAATACCAATTTTGTGTTGTTTGAGGAGTATTGCAGATTTCCTATTCAAGATTCTTCACATACTTAAcccaattaatttttataaaaacaaaataatcctCACCTATGAATCCTAAGGTCTTTCAAAAAGGCCGCTCCTGGCAACTTTCTCGGAGGAGTCTTAGTTGCGGTAGGCGAAGCGGGTGCCAACGGACTCTCCTTACTCCACGTCGCCTCCTCTTTGGGCGACATCGTAGCAGGCGATGCCAGTTGCAAAGTGGTATTGGCATGTTTCGACACCAAAGTGGCGTCGTTCAAACGTCCCGAATCGCTAAAACTCCTCGAGGGAGTCAACAAGTTCGGATAATTCGTCAGGAGGATGTTGTAAATATTCTTGTTGCTCGCCAGCAGCTCCAGCACTTCCACGGGGATCTTCTCCCCGTCCCTTATATACGTGGGCAAGTGCACCACCGAGTTACACAATCTGTTGTTCGGTACGTCAAACTCGGGCGCCTCTTTATTTTCTATGATCGGCTGTAGCATGCTGGCTGTACAGGTGCCGGTGCTAATCGAGAACGAATCAGCGGACATCAGTcggtttttcctttttaaatttcgaTTCTTTTTCCTCTCTTTAGCCAGCGACTTGACCTTTTCGGACGTCCACGGCAAATCACGCATTAAACAGCCGCAGACCACCATATTCAAAAACAACCCGGCCAATATCAACGTGGTGCCTCTCCAGCCGTACTCCTGCAGCAGCATCTGGATCAGGGGGGCGAAAATAAATGTGCCGATGCCGCTCCCGCAAACCGCTAACCCGGTGGCGAAAGATCTTTTCTTGTCGAAATAGTAGGCCACTATCACCACCGAGGCCACATAGCACAGACTCAACCCAAACCCCGCTAGAACCCCGAAAGTTATACACAGAACCATCATACTGTTGGCCAGGGAGCTCAATATGAACCCTACGGAAGCCAACAGGGCTCCGAATATCGTAACTTTCCTGCAGCCGTATCTGTCGGTTAAGAAACTTGCTATGGGACCGGATAGTAGCGGCATCGCCATAAACAATCCGCCCACCCATGCGGTAGTGCCGCGGTTCTCTccgaaataatttaaaaactctacGAATATCACTCCGAAACTAAAAGTGATCCCGTCTGCTATAAGATTGACTAGGAACGAGGCTGCCACCACCACCCAGCCCCAGCCTCCGTCCGGTGGCCGTGCCTCGGCAATATCCAAAGATTCACTAGACGAACTAGAACTGGAACTAGAACTGCTCAAATCAGCCACAGGAGGGTTACTTTTATGGTTAAATTGCACATGCAACACCGGTTTCTCTTCCTGCGGCATGATCAAACTGTCTCGCTCGCATAACGGGTTAACGTCCACGTTTCCCTTCTCTTTCTTTCGATTGAACAGTAGCTCGAGCTTCTTCTTTTTCTCTGATGGTTTAACAGTACCATTTTGGCCCTTATCGCTCTGACTAATGATTAATTCCTTGTAATTGTCCCTGTTACTTTCGGCCATTCTGGCAGGTCCCTGGAGAATTGTCTACGCAGTATTGCGAGACAGGAAACGCTCCTTGTGTAACCTTTCATACGTGTGGTGTTGGATTGGGGTTGCCTGTGGAGGCCGATGGTTGGGTTTAGAGCGGGTTTTGCCATGCGTGGCCGATGATGGTCAGGAGGGATGTGGTGGTTACTGAAAATAACAAGAGACAGtattagtttaataataatcataataaatgtctttttatttcaatgatACTTAAATAATCTAACAGACGCGAGATCTAGCACAGCTATTCCTTCTAACCCTCCTGCTTAAAAATTAACTAAGGCTTACATTTCAATACTATTTACTATTATGAAACTATAAAAGTTTTATGAGCATTTAAGTTAACAACTGTAAGGACGAAATCCCCTCAGAACAAAAATCATGAGTCTATCAGATAAAGTGCTCGAGTGAGAATTGCAATGCATCTTACATTACAAGCTGGGGTTGATAAAAGgcgataaataataaaaacgatctttttaaaaaatgtatacaacaACTAAATAATGAGCAGCTAAAAGCAGAATACCAAAGGTGCAATAATTTGGTTAATCGCGACATAAAAATAgccaaaaaagaatatatatctttacaaataaatagaagtaaaaataatagtaagaTCCTATGGAAAAATGTTGATCGTTTGTGTCGCAGATAGAATACCGAGCAAAGGCaggtaacaaatttaaaaagcgAGAATGGTGatattatttctgaaaataagaCACTGtcagaatattttaatgacttcTTTAGTAACATAGGACCAACATTAgcctcaaaattttttaattgtcaaGAGAGTTTAGTTGAGGGTACATTTGTGGAAGAGTCTATGTTTCTGTTATTGACCGATCAGCAAGAAGTTGAAAAAACTATACgctaactaaaaaataataaagcaccAGGGCATGAGAATCTTCAATCAGAGACTTTATgtctaataataaatttatgtctTAGTACAGGTGTATTTCCGGATGTTCTAAAAATGGGCACTGTTATACCACTTCATAAATCGGGGTCTTTggatgttataaataattttagaccAGTTTCCCTTATTTCGAATGTATCCaagataattgaaataattttgaaacaaagagtaaataactttttaagaaaatataagatcTTCCAATGTGGGTTTCGGGAGAAGACGTCAACCGAGGATGCCAATATTAAATTAACGGAACAGCTGTATGACGCATTGGATGCAAATAAATCAATCTTAGGTATATTTGTGACCTagcaaaagcatttgacacggTTAACCACTcagtactaaaaaaattaacacaataAATTATCGAGTATCTTAGTAAGTTATTTGACATGTAGGAAACAAGTGGTAAAAGTTAACAACACTTATACAACACGCGAAATAAGAAATATGGAGTATCCCAAGGCACTGTAATGCgaccacttttatttattataacggGTGGCCCAATAGGAACGCACGTTTTGAATTGCGCAGCGTTCTTTTTTTATcgcagtatgtcaaaaaaaagctgaaaaaaataatgtaaacagtttgcgattagtagccatggaacgatatacggtcaaacaacgaattattattgttaaaacataCTATAAATATGGAGAATGTTTTGCGGAAATTGTTCGTAATTGGTATTTTACAGCCAATCTACTACAATTTTCATCACAGTATATTTTCCACAACTGCCTTATGGATAGatgggtgtccatttataaacggacacattttaactgcttataagtcgagaacgaaaaatgacaacaatgtgcggttttcacagaacttcatcaatatttttaaagttttttttgacggtgttgccaagtttcaaaatttacctgaaataggaggaaaaaaatgatgattttcaaaggccgatttctcaaaaattttaaatgtaacaccctgtactttttaatttcacattaaagcctgttaaatcccttttccgaaaatgtataaattgtcttaaattcattatttttttttataattaagtttaaaccctacaaaattcaaactttccaaaaaatagaaaatcgcgcccttgaaaaaagatatttaatgtgcaaaacactactaaatatttttgaaaatgagccggataccaatttagtaatgtctgatgaggcaacatttcacatcagtggtcgagtaaataagcataactgccgaatttggaaatgaaaatcctcgagtgtataacaaatttgaaagagattctcctaagctgaacgtttggtgtgcagtatcgaaatttaaaatttatggggcattttttttcaagaggCAACAGTGAATGTAaacaattacaccgatatgcttgaaacattcttttattttcaacttttttatacTCAACCCGGTATAGATATTGTTGGTGTTAAGATTGTATTAGATTTCTcgtcaattttagtttttgctgTATATCTTCCTCCGTCAGTATATCCTGAAACTTTGGAAAATCTGTTTGAGTGTCTAACATCCCTTGACTGCATTTTTGGTAATAATATTTGCATAttgggtgattttaatctacCTAATTACGTTAACTGTAACAATTCTCAAGATAAGCATATTTTAATACTGCAAAACTTTATAACTTTTCTTAATTGCAATCAAAGCAACTCTATACAAAATTctgatataaatataataatgaaaattgcatAGTGGAAAAATCTTTGGATCCGTTGTTAACCGAAGATACTCACCATCCTGCTCTTGACATTTCGTTAAAATATTGCCACTCTATGAATTTTAAGCGTAAGACACTTTTTAACTTACAAAAtgcatttaactttaaaaaagctaattttcctaatttatatGATGCATTTTCAAAGACTGATTGGTCATTTATGGAAGCTACGGTTTCTGTGTAGCATCAGTTTAAGGtcttttatgttttaatattaaaggaatTGGACAGTTTTGTACCAAAATATCCTAATATGCCTAGGAGAAATTTTCCACCTTGGTTCACAAATAGTATTATAAGGGATTTAAAGCTTAAGAGTTTtcattacaactttaaaaaatatggaagaaTCGATGATATAAACACGTTTAAATTGTTACGCAATAAATCTAAAAGAGATATATCTAAATCTTACTATCAATACGTTTCAAATGTAGAAAGCAGTATCATAAATAATCCTAACAAATTTTGGagttttataaagaatgaaaaaaaatacaagagataTTCCCAAATATATGTTTTACAAGGACACTCCTATAAAGGGCACCCTTGAAATAGTTAATTCCTTCGCTGACTACTTTAAacgatcttttttaaataataaattacaccCTAATTCTCATCATACCCCAAATAACtctcttaatataaatatttcttgtttttcagAACGCGAAGTACTTAAtgctttaaacaaattaaaacctaaatttaCAACAGGACCGGATCTTATTCCTGCATTTATTATTAAGGACTGTAGGCATATACTTGTAAAGCCTTTACTTGTTTTGTTTAACAACTGTCTTTTATCGGGGTCTATTCCT is drawn from Anthonomus grandis grandis chromosome 1, icAntGran1.3, whole genome shotgun sequence and contains these coding sequences:
- the LOC126743307 gene encoding monocarboxylate transporter 12-like, giving the protein MAESNRDNYKELIISQSDKGQNGTVKPSEKKKKLELLFNRKKEKGNVDVNPLCERDSLIMPQEEKPVLHVQFNHKSNPPVADLSSSSSSSSSSSESLDIAEARPPDGGWGWVVVAASFLVNLIADGITFSFGVIFVEFLNYFGENRGTTAWVGGLFMAMPLLSGPIASFLTDRYGCRKVTIFGALLASVGFILSSLANSMMVLCITFGVLAGFGLSLCYVASVVIVAYYFDKKRSFATGLAVCGSGIGTFIFAPLIQMLLQEYGWRGTTLILAGLFLNMVVCGCLMRDLPWTSEKVKSLAKERKKNRNLKRKNRLMSADSFSISTGTCTASMLQPIIENKEAPEFDVPNNRLCNSVVHLPTYIRDGEKIPVEVLELLASNKNIYNILLTNYPNLLTPSRSFSDSGRLNDATLVSKHANTTLQLASPATMSPKEEATWSKESPLAPASPTATKTPPRKLPGAAFLKDLRIHRLSVTYRGAMLNLKRYRLRASSCPDIYRNSMTTIAQEKVQWYAGLWDFWDLLVDMFDFSHFADPKFLVFALSNFLLYTWYDVPYVYLTDNATLLGYSENQASILISIIGIINMVGEIILGWAGDRSWANAGIIYAVCMGLCGGIIALIPLIHDYTILGFISGAFGFLIAANYSLTCVILVELITLDRFTNAYGLLLLVQGFANLIGPPLGGWLYDITGTYHLSFYLAGLFIAISGLMLLVIPLTKRYKRFMRDRVPSEPSSVVKTEPEVDQNSTTFDAKDNRV